The following coding sequences are from one Gadus macrocephalus chromosome 3, ASM3116895v1 window:
- the LOC132453795 gene encoding uncharacterized protein LOC132453795 isoform X1, with protein MVFYCICGGCNNSSKSGHRVHCFPKDKGILRSWVQFVKFRRADFSASSVTAYSRICSAHFKEEDYHSGDAKMVSLGLKSKRTAKLIPTAVPSVHANHSACPVPRSRDTVCRKREIATMLTDASQQETVASVDTVESVDTGDQPLPSSTSDAGTQCYLKPPRWSHAVQVNLKPKMVSVGTQTSISPQTSTPLASPEQAVDDDDDDNATVISDLSWVPEEPMDEEELFDEEPPYTCDPHHNCIDKFIVCQEELMGLFAICPACCERSDSSIVQQEGTFVKIKQVCASCGYHRFWQNQPMLHRNMPTCNLLLSGAIHFTGCLATQTLRMLTLFGLQCISASSFFRHQRRYTIPVIVQAWQNDQAKNFSDLRAMDGGLVLAGDCRSDSPGHCAKYGSYSLIEDRVNKVVDVQLVQSSEVPNSSWCELEGLKRSVGLLRGNDLHLATLITDRHRQVAKWVREELIPEGTQHYFDVWHIAKSLGKALDAASKECDQLQLWRPAIVNHLYWTAASTPDGNPAVMEAKWRSLVNHIQDIHDHDTPAFSSCAHGPLDGDQRNKEWLDPGSLAAVKLENIMMRAALLKDVRQLSPQHQTFSLEAYHSLILHFAPKHTGFSYLGMYSRLLLAALHYNHNANRETARRSDGTEKYCVRYPRFRKGAHVVRPIKEAASYGYATSLMKALRESYANSPAVLREVGANLSSDAPAPIAKSFEQIPKEEAISLYLARQSRFKKT; from the exons ATGGTTTTCTACTGTATTTGTGGCGGGTGCAACAACTCCAGCAAAAGTGGACATAGGGTCCATTGCTTCcccaaggacaaagggattctcCGAAGCTGGGTGCAATTTGTCAAGTTTAGGCGGGCAGATTTTTCAGCTAGCTCTGTTACCGCGTACTCCAGAATATGCAGCGCGCATTTCAAGGAGGAGGATTACCACTCAGGGGATGCCAAGATGGTCTCACTTGGTTTAAAGAGTAAGAGGACGGCGAAGTTAATTCCTACCGCCGTGCCGTCTGTGCATGCAAACCACTCTGCCTGCCCTGTCCCGAGGTCGAGAGACACCGTCTGCCGCAAGCGAGAGATTGCCACG ATGTTGACAGACGCCTCACAGCAGGAGACCGTGGCCAGTGTAGACACTGTGGAGAGTGTCGATACTGGGGATCAGCCCTTGccctcctccacttctgacgctgGGACACAATGTTATTTGAAGCCCCCCCGATGGTCTCACG CTGTGCAGGTTAACCTGAAGCCCAAGATGGTTAGCGTGGGCACACAGACTTCAATCAGCCCACAAACCTCCACTCCCCTCGCTAGTCCTGAACAGGCAgttgacgacgatgatgatgataatgccaCTGTCATCAGTGACTTGTCGTGGGTGCCCGAAGAGCCGATGGATGAGGAGGAATTGTTTGATGAGGAGCCACCTTACACGTGTGACCCCCACCACAA ttgcattgacaaattcattgtttgccAAGAGGAGCTGATGGGCCTTTTTGCCATCTGTCCGGCCTGTTGTGAGAGGTCGGATAGTAGCATCGTGCAGCAGGAAGGAACTTTTGTTAAGATCAAGCAG GTCTGTGCATCATGTGGCTACCACCGTTTCTGGCAAAACCAGCCAATGCTCCACAGGAACATGCCAACCTGCAACCTCCTGTTAAGTGGGGCCATTCATTTTACTGGATGTTTGGCCACACAGACACTAAGAATGTTGACCCTGTTTGGCCTGCAGTGCATCAGTGCCAGCAGTTTCTTTCGCCATCAACGCCGCTACACCATCCCTGTAATCGTTCAGGCCTGGCAGAATGATCAAGCCAAGAATTTTAGTGACCTACGGGCAATGGATGGCGGGCTAGTTCTTGCTGGTGACTGCAG GTCAGATTCTCCTGGGCACTGCGCAAAGTATGGGTCATACTCTCtgatagaggacagagtgaACAAGGTGGtggatgttcagcttgttcag AGCTCAGAGGTCCCCAACAGCTCATGGTGTGAGCTTGAAGGGCTCAAGCGCAGTGTTGGcctgctgaggggaaacgaccTGCATTTGGCAACGCTGATCACGGACCGACATCGCCAG GTTGCCaaatgggtgagagaggagctgaTCCCTGAAGGGACACAGCATTATTTTGACGTGTGGCACATTGCCAAAA GTCTGGGGAAGGCATTGGATGCAGCATCCAAAGAGTGTGACCAACTACAGTTGTGGAGGCCAGCTATAGTGAATCACCTCTATTGGACTGCAGCCTCAACCCCAGATGGCAACCCAGCGGTCATGGAGGCCAAATGGAGAAGTTTAGTGAACCACATCCAGGACATCCATGACCATGACACCCCTGCCTTCTCCAGTTGTGCCCATGGCCCTCTAGACGGAGATCAGCGCAACAAAGAGTGGCTGGACCCAG GCTCATTGGCAGCAGTCAAGTTGGAGAACATAATGATGAGGGCTGCCTTGCTGAAAGATGTCCGTCAGCTGTCTCCACAGCACCAGACCTTCTCCCTTGAGGCTTACCACTCCCTCATCTTGCACTTCGCGCCCAAGCACACAGGGTTTTCATACCTTGGGATGTATAGCAG GCTTCTCTTAGCGGCGCTGCATTATAATCACAATGCCAATCGCGAGACAGCACGGAGAAGTGACGGGACGGAGAAGTACTGCGTGCGGTATCCGCGCTTCAGAAAAGGTGCCCATGTGGTGCGTCCCATCAAAGAGGCAGCCTCATACG GTTATGCAACATCATTAATGAAGGCCCTTCGGGAGAGCTACGCCAATTCACCCGCGGTTCTTCGAGAAGTTGGCGCCAATTTGTCCTCCGATGCACCCGCCCCCATCGCCAAATCCTTCGAACAGATTCCTAAGGAGGAGGCCATCAGCCTCTACCTAGCCCGGCAGTCACGCTTCAAGAAAACCTAA
- the LOC132453795 gene encoding uncharacterized protein LOC132453795 isoform X2: MVFYCICGGCNNSSKSGHRVHCFPKDKGILRSWVQFVKFRRADFSASSVTAYSRICSAHFKEEDYHSGDAKMVSLGLKSKRTAKLIPTAVPSVHANHSACPVPRSRDTVCRKREIATMLTDASQQETVASVDTVESVDTGDQPLPSSTSDAGTQCYLKPPRWSHAVQVNLKPKMVSVGTQTSISPQTSTPLASPEQAVDDDDDDNATVISDLSWVPEEPMDEEELFDEEPPYTCDPHHNCIDKFIVCQEELMGLFAICPACCERSDSSIVQQEGTFVKIKQVCASCGYHRFWQNQPMLHRNMPTCNLLLSGAIHFTGCLATQTLRIFFRHQRRYTIPVIVQAWQNDQAKNFSDLRAMDGGLVLAGDCRSDSPGHCAKYGSYSLIEDRVNKVVDVQLVQSSEVPNSSWCELEGLKRSVGLLRGNDLHLATLITDRHRQVAKWVREELIPEGTQHYFDVWHIAKSLGKALDAASKECDQLQLWRPAIVNHLYWTAASTPDGNPAVMEAKWRSLVNHIQDIHDHDTPAFSSCAHGPLDGDQRNKEWLDPGSLAAVKLENIMMRAALLKDVRQLSPQHQTFSLEAYHSLILHFAPKHTGFSYLGMYSRLLLAALHYNHNANRETARRSDGTEKYCVRYPRFRKGAHVVRPIKEAASYGYATSLMKALRESYANSPAVLREVGANLSSDAPAPIAKSFEQIPKEEAISLYLARQSRFKKT; encoded by the exons ATGGTTTTCTACTGTATTTGTGGCGGGTGCAACAACTCCAGCAAAAGTGGACATAGGGTCCATTGCTTCcccaaggacaaagggattctcCGAAGCTGGGTGCAATTTGTCAAGTTTAGGCGGGCAGATTTTTCAGCTAGCTCTGTTACCGCGTACTCCAGAATATGCAGCGCGCATTTCAAGGAGGAGGATTACCACTCAGGGGATGCCAAGATGGTCTCACTTGGTTTAAAGAGTAAGAGGACGGCGAAGTTAATTCCTACCGCCGTGCCGTCTGTGCATGCAAACCACTCTGCCTGCCCTGTCCCGAGGTCGAGAGACACCGTCTGCCGCAAGCGAGAGATTGCCACG ATGTTGACAGACGCCTCACAGCAGGAGACCGTGGCCAGTGTAGACACTGTGGAGAGTGTCGATACTGGGGATCAGCCCTTGccctcctccacttctgacgctgGGACACAATGTTATTTGAAGCCCCCCCGATGGTCTCACG CTGTGCAGGTTAACCTGAAGCCCAAGATGGTTAGCGTGGGCACACAGACTTCAATCAGCCCACAAACCTCCACTCCCCTCGCTAGTCCTGAACAGGCAgttgacgacgatgatgatgataatgccaCTGTCATCAGTGACTTGTCGTGGGTGCCCGAAGAGCCGATGGATGAGGAGGAATTGTTTGATGAGGAGCCACCTTACACGTGTGACCCCCACCACAA ttgcattgacaaattcattgtttgccAAGAGGAGCTGATGGGCCTTTTTGCCATCTGTCCGGCCTGTTGTGAGAGGTCGGATAGTAGCATCGTGCAGCAGGAAGGAACTTTTGTTAAGATCAAGCAG GTCTGTGCATCATGTGGCTACCACCGTTTCTGGCAAAACCAGCCAATGCTCCACAGGAACATGCCAACCTGCAACCTCCTGTTAAGTGGGGCCATTCATTTTACTGGATGTTTGGCCACACAGACACTAAGAAT TTTCTTTCGCCATCAACGCCGCTACACCATCCCTGTAATCGTTCAGGCCTGGCAGAATGATCAAGCCAAGAATTTTAGTGACCTACGGGCAATGGATGGCGGGCTAGTTCTTGCTGGTGACTGCAG GTCAGATTCTCCTGGGCACTGCGCAAAGTATGGGTCATACTCTCtgatagaggacagagtgaACAAGGTGGtggatgttcagcttgttcag AGCTCAGAGGTCCCCAACAGCTCATGGTGTGAGCTTGAAGGGCTCAAGCGCAGTGTTGGcctgctgaggggaaacgaccTGCATTTGGCAACGCTGATCACGGACCGACATCGCCAG GTTGCCaaatgggtgagagaggagctgaTCCCTGAAGGGACACAGCATTATTTTGACGTGTGGCACATTGCCAAAA GTCTGGGGAAGGCATTGGATGCAGCATCCAAAGAGTGTGACCAACTACAGTTGTGGAGGCCAGCTATAGTGAATCACCTCTATTGGACTGCAGCCTCAACCCCAGATGGCAACCCAGCGGTCATGGAGGCCAAATGGAGAAGTTTAGTGAACCACATCCAGGACATCCATGACCATGACACCCCTGCCTTCTCCAGTTGTGCCCATGGCCCTCTAGACGGAGATCAGCGCAACAAAGAGTGGCTGGACCCAG GCTCATTGGCAGCAGTCAAGTTGGAGAACATAATGATGAGGGCTGCCTTGCTGAAAGATGTCCGTCAGCTGTCTCCACAGCACCAGACCTTCTCCCTTGAGGCTTACCACTCCCTCATCTTGCACTTCGCGCCCAAGCACACAGGGTTTTCATACCTTGGGATGTATAGCAG GCTTCTCTTAGCGGCGCTGCATTATAATCACAATGCCAATCGCGAGACAGCACGGAGAAGTGACGGGACGGAGAAGTACTGCGTGCGGTATCCGCGCTTCAGAAAAGGTGCCCATGTGGTGCGTCCCATCAAAGAGGCAGCCTCATACG GTTATGCAACATCATTAATGAAGGCCCTTCGGGAGAGCTACGCCAATTCACCCGCGGTTCTTCGAGAAGTTGGCGCCAATTTGTCCTCCGATGCACCCGCCCCCATCGCCAAATCCTTCGAACAGATTCCTAAGGAGGAGGCCATCAGCCTCTACCTAGCCCGGCAGTCACGCTTCAAGAAAACCTAA